The following are encoded together in the Pseudoalteromonas ruthenica genome:
- the aroB gene encoding 3-dehydroquinate synthase: MLELNVELGERSYPIFIGDNLLRDSERLGSFLGQNRPVIVTNETIAPLYLDILINTLHEHQPLVFVMPDGEQFKTLQWFERLNAFLLEHNCGRDTCLLALGGGVIGDLTGFVAACYQRGIDFIQIPTTLLSQVDSSVGGKTAVNHPLGKNMIGAFYQPQAVFIDNRVLNTLPSKEFAAGMAEVVKYGLIYDADLFAQLEQHSDEIKAQHPQLLPQVIHRCCEIKAQIVAQDEKEAGLRALLNLGHTFGHAIEAHMGYGQWLHGEAVAAGMVLAAKLAVMRGWLSEQELTRIVTLLANYDLPTSAPEQMSCQDFIAHMRKDKKNKAGRIRFILPTAFGRCELIDDVSEAELDTLFSR, from the coding sequence ATGCTGGAACTTAATGTTGAACTAGGTGAGCGCAGTTACCCCATTTTCATTGGTGATAATTTACTGCGTGATTCTGAGCGCCTAGGGTCATTCTTAGGTCAAAATCGACCAGTTATTGTCACCAATGAAACCATCGCCCCGCTGTATCTAGATATCCTCATAAATACCTTGCATGAACACCAACCATTAGTGTTCGTGATGCCTGATGGTGAGCAATTTAAAACGCTGCAATGGTTCGAGCGCTTAAATGCGTTTTTGCTTGAGCATAATTGTGGACGTGACACTTGCCTGTTAGCGCTAGGCGGAGGTGTCATTGGCGACCTTACCGGTTTCGTTGCAGCGTGTTATCAGCGCGGCATCGACTTTATACAAATTCCAACGACTCTGTTATCGCAAGTTGACTCGTCTGTCGGCGGCAAAACAGCCGTCAATCATCCCCTTGGGAAAAATATGATTGGCGCTTTTTACCAGCCGCAAGCGGTATTTATTGATAATCGTGTGCTCAACACTTTGCCGAGCAAGGAATTTGCTGCAGGAATGGCGGAAGTGGTCAAATATGGGCTAATTTATGACGCCGATTTATTTGCACAACTAGAACAGCACAGTGATGAAATCAAGGCACAGCACCCGCAGTTGTTACCGCAAGTTATCCATCGTTGCTGTGAAATTAAAGCACAAATTGTTGCCCAAGATGAGAAAGAAGCGGGCCTGCGTGCTCTGCTCAATCTCGGTCATACCTTTGGCCATGCTATCGAAGCACACATGGGCTATGGCCAGTGGTTACATGGTGAGGCCGTAGCCGCCGGGATGGTATTAGCCGCGAAGTTAGCCGTGATGCGTGGTTGGCTTAGTGAACAAGAATTAACGCGCATTGTGACTTTATTAGCGAATTATGATTTACCAACCAGCGCGCCAGAGCAAATGAGCTGCCAAGACTTTATCGCGCATATGAGAAAAGATAAAAAGAATAAGGCGGGCCGCATACGCTTTATCCTTCCTACGGCTTTTGGTCGCTGTGAACTTATCGATGATGTATCAGAGGCCGAGTTAGATACTTTGTTTTCACGCTAA
- the rplM gene encoding 50S ribosomal protein L13, protein MKTFVAKPESVKRDWYVVDAEGKTLGRIATEIARRLRGKHKAEYTPHVDTGDYIIVINADKVTVTGNKAQNKMYYAHTGYPGGLKSTNFEKLQASKPEMIIEKAVKGMLPRGPLGRAMFRKLKVYAGTEHNHAAQQPQVLDI, encoded by the coding sequence ATGAAAACGTTTGTTGCTAAACCAGAATCAGTAAAACGTGACTGGTACGTAGTTGACGCCGAAGGTAAAACTTTAGGTCGCATCGCTACTGAAATCGCTCGTCGTCTTCGCGGTAAGCATAAAGCAGAGTACACTCCACACGTTGACACTGGTGACTACATCATCGTAATCAACGCTGACAAAGTTACTGTAACTGGTAACAAAGCTCAGAACAAAATGTACTATGCGCACACTGGTTACCCAGGTGGCCTGAAGTCTACTAACTTTGAGAAACTTCAAGCTAGCAAGCCTGAGATGATCATTGAAAAAGCGGTTAAAGGCATGTTGCCACGTGGTCCTCTAGGCCGTGCAATGTTCCGTAAGCTTAAAGTTTACGCAGGTACTGAGCACAATCACGCTGCACAGCAGCCTCAGGTTCTAGACATTTAA
- a CDS encoding cytochrome b, with protein sequence MFGNIINWIDERIPMTRVWNMHIAQYPAPKNFNFWYFFGSLAMLVLVNQIVTGIWLTMNFVPSAEGAFASVEYIMRDVEYGWLLRYLHSTGASAFFVVVYLHMFRGMIYGSYQKPRELLWLFGMFIFLALMAEAFMGYLLPWGQMSFWGAQVIISLFGAIPVIGDDLTLWIRGDYVISGATLNRFFALHVIALPLVLVILVFLHIVALHEVGSNNPDGIDIKRKKGTVAEEDKAKFKFHEYYTDKKDIVDAIPFHPYYTVKDIVGVVGFLIIFSYIVFFTPEMGGFFLEAPNFEAANPLKTPEHIFPVWYFTPFYAILRAIPDKLLGVVAMGASIVVLALLPWIDRGRVRSIRYRCGFHKLNIAQFVVTFVILGWVGATPQTDFKTILSQICTVTYFMFFVLLFFYSKNEKTKPLPERLTK encoded by the coding sequence ATGTTTGGTAATATTATCAATTGGATTGATGAACGTATTCCCATGACTCGCGTCTGGAATATGCACATCGCACAATATCCAGCACCGAAAAACTTTAACTTCTGGTACTTCTTTGGCTCATTGGCCATGCTCGTGCTAGTAAACCAAATCGTCACGGGCATTTGGTTGACCATGAACTTTGTACCTTCTGCTGAAGGTGCTTTTGCTTCCGTTGAATATATCATGCGTGATGTTGAATACGGCTGGCTACTGCGTTATCTCCACTCTACAGGGGCATCTGCCTTCTTCGTGGTGGTTTATTTGCACATGTTCCGTGGCATGATCTACGGTTCATATCAAAAACCGCGTGAGCTATTGTGGTTGTTTGGTATGTTTATCTTCCTAGCATTAATGGCTGAAGCCTTCATGGGCTACCTATTACCATGGGGTCAGATGTCATTCTGGGGTGCTCAGGTTATTATCTCACTGTTTGGTGCGATTCCGGTTATTGGTGATGATCTAACACTGTGGATCCGTGGTGACTATGTTATCTCTGGTGCCACTTTGAACCGTTTCTTTGCATTGCACGTTATCGCGCTGCCATTAGTGCTCGTTATTCTCGTGTTCTTACACATTGTTGCGCTGCACGAAGTGGGCTCTAACAACCCTGATGGTATCGATATTAAGCGTAAAAAAGGCACTGTTGCGGAAGAAGACAAAGCGAAATTTAAATTCCACGAGTACTACACCGATAAGAAAGATATTGTCGATGCAATACCGTTCCACCCTTACTACACAGTGAAAGACATTGTTGGTGTGGTTGGCTTCTTGATTATTTTCTCTTACATCGTGTTCTTTACGCCAGAGATGGGCGGCTTCTTCTTGGAAGCACCAAACTTTGAAGCAGCGAACCCGCTGAAAACGCCTGAGCATATTTTCCCGGTATGGTACTTCACACCGTTCTACGCAATCCTGCGTGCAATTCCAGATAAACTACTGGGTGTTGTGGCTATGGGCGCGTCTATTGTGGTGTTAGCTTTACTACCTTGGATTGACCGTGGTCGCGTACGCTCTATTCGCTATCGTTGTGGTTTCCACAAATTGAATATTGCGCAGTTCGTTGTGACCTTTGTTATCCTTGGTTGGGTTGGTGCAACACCGCAAACTGATTTCAAAACAATTCTGTCGCAGATTTGTACGGTGACCTATTTCATGTTCTTTGTGTTACTGTTCTTTTACAGTAAAAACGAGAAAACCAAGCCATTGCCAGAGAGGTTGACGAAATGA
- a CDS encoding cytochrome c1, translated as MMKKLVIGLFALLPTLSMAAGPSMPLQDANIDLKDQASLQRGAKLFMNYCLGCHQMQYQRYQRTFRDIGIPTEIGEETLIFDGSKVGSHIKNAMGEEDAAKWFGAAPPDLTLIARVKSPDYIYTYLKSFYKDESRPFGVNNVVFPSVGMPHVLQELQGLPTPIYEEVEQNGKTVQKVVGTETDGTGEMSVDEYDQAARDLANFMAYVGEPSRLDSEALGIKVIGFLVILFILAFFLKKEYWRDVH; from the coding sequence ATGATGAAGAAACTAGTTATCGGTTTATTCGCATTGCTGCCTACTTTGTCAATGGCAGCAGGTCCTTCGATGCCGCTGCAAGACGCGAACATTGACCTAAAGGACCAGGCATCATTACAGCGTGGTGCCAAGTTGTTCATGAACTACTGCTTAGGTTGTCACCAAATGCAGTATCAGCGCTACCAGCGTACTTTCCGCGATATCGGTATTCCTACTGAAATCGGCGAAGAGACGCTTATTTTTGATGGTTCAAAAGTAGGTAGCCATATTAAAAATGCGATGGGTGAAGAAGATGCAGCGAAATGGTTTGGTGCGGCTCCGCCGGATTTAACCTTAATCGCACGTGTTAAGTCACCTGACTACATCTATACGTACTTAAAGTCGTTTTATAAAGATGAGTCGCGTCCTTTTGGTGTGAATAATGTAGTGTTCCCATCAGTAGGTATGCCGCATGTGTTGCAAGAGTTGCAAGGTCTACCAACGCCAATTTACGAAGAAGTTGAGCAAAATGGTAAAACAGTACAAAAAGTAGTGGGTACTGAGACTGATGGGACCGGGGAAATGAGTGTCGATGAATACGACCAAGCAGCCCGCGACCTAGCAAACTTCATGGCGTATGTAGGTGAGCCTTCGCGCTTAGATTCAGAGGCGCTGGGTATTAAGGTCATCGGCTTTTTGGTGATTCTGTTTATCCTCGCTTTCTTTTTGAAGAAAGAATACTGGCGAGATGTTCATTAA
- the petA gene encoding ubiquinol-cytochrome c reductase iron-sulfur subunit: protein MSNAPVDNSRRRFLTIATSVVGGVGAVGAAVPFIASWNPSERAKSAGAPVEVDISKIEPGQLIRVEWRGKPVWVISRTPDMLKQLKEHEDQLRDPQSEEPQQPEFAKNPMRSRKDDIFVAVGICTHLGCSPSFLQGGFGEKVEGTDDGFFCPCHGSKFDMAGRVFQSVPAPLNLEIPPYYFIDDTTILVGGEKGEGAA from the coding sequence ATGAGCAATGCGCCTGTAGACAACAGCCGACGCCGCTTTTTAACCATAGCTACCTCTGTTGTAGGTGGTGTTGGTGCGGTTGGAGCTGCTGTTCCTTTTATCGCGTCTTGGAACCCAAGTGAGAGAGCTAAATCTGCGGGTGCTCCCGTAGAAGTTGATATCTCGAAGATTGAGCCAGGACAACTAATCCGTGTTGAGTGGCGAGGCAAACCTGTATGGGTTATCTCGCGTACGCCTGACATGTTAAAACAACTTAAAGAGCACGAAGATCAGCTGCGTGATCCTCAATCTGAGGAACCACAACAGCCTGAATTTGCTAAGAACCCAATGCGTTCTCGCAAAGACGATATCTTTGTCGCTGTGGGTATCTGTACTCACTTAGGTTGCTCTCCTAGCTTCTTACAAGGTGGCTTTGGCGAGAAAGTGGAAGGTACTGATGATGGTTTCTTCTGTCCATGTCACGGTTCTAAGTTTGATATGGCAGGTCGAGTATTCCAATCGGTTCCCGCTCCACTGAACCTTGAGATCCCTCCTTATTACTTCATTGATGACACCACGATTTTGGTCGGTGGTGAAAAAGGCGAAGGGGCAGCATAA
- the aroK gene encoding shikimate kinase AroK, with protein sequence MAEKRNIFLVGPMGAGKSTIGRHIADQLHLEFYDSDNEIERRTGADIAWVFDIEGEEGFRRREETVITDLTELQGIVLATGGGSVVSKEVRNKLSARGIVVYLETPIEKQVARTQRDKRRPLLQTKEDPQDVLERLAEERNPLYQEVADFTVRTDEQSAKVVANQIIEKLDF encoded by the coding sequence ATGGCTGAGAAACGTAATATATTTCTAGTAGGCCCAATGGGGGCCGGCAAGAGCACAATTGGTCGTCACATCGCAGATCAACTACACCTTGAGTTTTATGACTCAGATAACGAAATTGAGCGCCGCACTGGTGCAGATATTGCGTGGGTGTTCGATATTGAGGGCGAAGAAGGTTTTCGTCGTCGCGAAGAGACTGTGATCACTGATTTAACCGAGCTTCAAGGTATTGTACTTGCAACGGGTGGTGGCTCTGTAGTCAGTAAAGAAGTACGCAACAAACTGTCTGCACGTGGTATCGTAGTGTACCTAGAAACCCCAATCGAAAAGCAAGTGGCTCGCACCCAGCGCGACAAACGTCGTCCGCTACTGCAAACTAAAGAAGATCCACAAGACGTGTTAGAGCGTCTAGCTGAGGAGCGTAACCCGCTCTATCAAGAAGTGGCTGACTTCACGGTTCGCACCGACGAGCAAAGCGCTAAAGTGGTCGCTAACCAAATCATTGAGAAGCTTGATTTCTAA
- the zapE gene encoding cell division protein ZapE — translation MTPWQKYQQDLQRDDFLHDEAQENAVRHLQRLYDDIVAQPEKPRGFFSKLFAKDSTKAIKGLYFWGGVGRGKTYLVDTFYEALPTERKMRVHFHRFMHRVHQELKQLQDVKNPLLVVADKLKAETDIICFDEFFVQDITDAMLLGGLMEALFARGIVLVATSNIVPDELYKNGLQRARFLPAIELVKANTEIVNVDSGVDYRLRTLEQAEIFHSPLDEQADQNLFAYFEQLSPEPGRANEAIEIEGRMIQTRMVSDCIVMFDFAELCESARSQVDYMEISRLYNTVLLANVKQMGQHNDDAARRFIALVDEFYERNVTLIISAQAPIEALYTQGNLNFEFKRCVSRLQEMQSREYLERPHLA, via the coding sequence ATGACACCTTGGCAAAAATATCAACAAGATTTACAGCGCGATGACTTCCTCCATGATGAAGCACAAGAAAACGCGGTGCGTCACCTGCAACGCCTGTATGATGACATTGTTGCTCAGCCTGAAAAGCCGCGCGGTTTTTTCTCTAAGCTGTTTGCCAAGGATAGCACGAAGGCCATTAAAGGGCTTTACTTTTGGGGCGGGGTAGGGCGTGGTAAGACCTATCTGGTCGATACCTTTTACGAGGCTCTGCCGACTGAGCGTAAAATGCGGGTGCATTTTCACCGCTTTATGCACCGTGTGCATCAGGAACTAAAACAATTACAAGATGTTAAAAACCCGCTGTTGGTGGTGGCCGATAAACTCAAAGCCGAAACCGACATCATCTGCTTTGATGAGTTTTTTGTTCAGGATATCACTGACGCCATGCTATTAGGTGGCCTGATGGAAGCGCTGTTTGCGAGAGGGATTGTATTAGTTGCGACGTCTAATATTGTGCCTGATGAGCTGTATAAAAATGGCTTGCAGCGGGCACGTTTCCTGCCCGCAATTGAGCTGGTAAAGGCTAATACTGAGATAGTGAATGTCGATTCCGGCGTTGATTATCGCTTGCGCACCTTAGAGCAAGCGGAAATTTTTCACAGTCCGCTTGATGAGCAAGCGGATCAAAACCTATTTGCTTATTTCGAGCAACTATCCCCCGAGCCGGGCAGAGCAAACGAGGCCATTGAAATCGAAGGGCGGATGATTCAAACACGCATGGTCAGTGACTGCATTGTGATGTTTGATTTTGCCGAACTGTGTGAAAGTGCGCGCTCGCAAGTGGATTATATGGAAATCTCCCGCCTTTATAACACCGTGCTACTCGCCAATGTGAAACAAATGGGGCAACACAATGATGACGCTGCGCGCCGTTTTATTGCGTTAGTCGATGAATTTTATGAGCGTAATGTGACGCTGATTATCTCCGCACAAGCGCCCATTGAAGCGCTTTATACCCAAGGGAACTTAAACTTTGAGTTCAAACGCTGTGTCAGCCGATTGCAAGAGATGCAATCACGCGAATATCTAGAGCGCCCTCATTTAGCTTAG
- a CDS encoding ClpXP protease specificity-enhancing factor, whose translation MTPNRPYLLRAFYDWIVDNQCTPHLVVNADFPNVQVPTQFVQDGQIVLNISPSAVTQFSMDNALLTFNARFGGQPMQVYVPMGAVLAIYARENGEGTVFTQDETYEEQERSGVTPSQPQSEELPEPQPGLEAIDNPNPQASRETSQEDKSKGKKGSHLKVIK comes from the coding sequence ATGACGCCTAACAGACCTTATCTGCTACGCGCCTTTTACGATTGGATTGTTGACAACCAGTGCACACCGCACTTGGTTGTTAACGCCGATTTTCCCAACGTGCAAGTGCCTACTCAGTTTGTTCAAGATGGACAAATTGTGTTGAATATAAGCCCAAGCGCGGTTACTCAGTTCTCAATGGACAACGCTCTGCTGACATTTAATGCTCGATTCGGCGGTCAGCCGATGCAGGTCTATGTGCCAATGGGCGCTGTGTTAGCGATATATGCACGGGAAAACGGTGAAGGGACGGTGTTTACTCAGGATGAAACCTACGAAGAGCAAGAACGCTCAGGTGTAACGCCTTCACAGCCACAGTCTGAAGAGTTGCCTGAACCGCAGCCTGGACTGGAGGCCATTGACAATCCAAACCCACAAGCTAGCCGTGAAACCAGTCAGGAAGACAAGAGTAAGGGCAAAAAAGGCAGTCACTTAAAAGTGATCAAATAG
- the sspA gene encoding stringent starvation protein SspA — protein MAVAANKRPVMTLFSGANCMYSHQVRIVLAEKGVSVDIHLAEKDNLPEALHEINPYGTVPTLIDRELGLYQANIIMEYLDERFPHPPLMPVYPVMRGRSRLMMHRIETDWYSLAAKIYAGGSDAEQARKELTEALLAVAPIFNEAPYFMSEEFSLVDCYLAPLLWRLPELGISLEGAGSKELKEYMIRLFERESFQASLTEAEREIRL, from the coding sequence ATGGCCGTTGCTGCCAATAAACGCCCTGTAATGACGCTGTTTTCCGGTGCTAATTGTATGTACAGCCACCAAGTTCGTATTGTCTTGGCGGAAAAAGGAGTTAGCGTGGATATCCACTTGGCGGAGAAGGATAACTTGCCAGAAGCGTTACACGAGATTAACCCATATGGCACTGTACCCACTCTGATTGATCGTGAACTTGGTTTATACCAAGCGAACATCATTATGGAATATCTGGATGAGCGTTTTCCACATCCTCCATTAATGCCTGTTTACCCAGTCATGCGTGGCCGTAGTCGCTTGATGATGCACCGTATCGAAACAGACTGGTACTCACTGGCAGCGAAAATTTATGCCGGTGGCAGTGATGCTGAACAAGCGCGTAAAGAATTGACCGAAGCATTACTTGCTGTGGCTCCTATCTTTAACGAAGCGCCTTATTTTATGAGCGAAGAGTTTAGTCTTGTTGATTGTTACCTAGCGCCACTATTGTGGCGTTTACCTGAACTAGGCATTAGCTTAGAAGGTGCTGGTAGCAAAGAGCTAAAAGAATACATGATTCGTTTGTTTGAGCGTGAGTCATTCCAAGCATCACTAACCGAAGCCGAACGTGAGATTCGTCTATAA
- the rpsI gene encoding 30S ribosomal protein S9 produces MANQYYGTGRRKSSSARVFLRPGTGNIVINQRSIEEYFSRETSRMVVRQPLELVEMTEKFDLYITVEGGGSTGQAGAIRHGITRALMEFDESLRSDLRKAGFVTRDARKVERKKVGLKKARKNTQFSKR; encoded by the coding sequence ATGGCAAATCAATACTACGGTACAGGTCGTCGTAAAAGTTCAAGTGCTCGCGTATTCCTACGCCCAGGCACTGGCAACATCGTAATTAATCAACGTTCTATCGAAGAATACTTCAGTCGTGAAACGTCTCGCATGGTTGTTCGTCAGCCATTAGAGCTTGTTGAAATGACTGAAAAGTTTGACCTATACATCACTGTTGAAGGTGGTGGTTCTACTGGTCAAGCTGGTGCAATCCGTCACGGTATTACCCGTGCGCTTATGGAGTTCGACGAGTCACTTCGTTCAGACCTTCGTAAAGCTGGCTTTGTTACTCGCGATGCTCGTAAAGTTGAGCGTAAGAAAGTGGGTCTTAAGAAAGCACGTAAGAACACTCAATTCTCGAAGCGTTAA
- a CDS encoding YhcB family protein, translating to MYTTTWLGIVIIVAACSFFVGSWMTKRRFKQGELEEQAQQAQNDLERYRQDVADHLDNTNKLIAKLKENYEQLVNHVQQSDHLLTAKQDVDLSQPFFSKETTEQLHASLNQRPERQPTRSVHDSQPTDYASGESGLFSGEQKSNDKQPA from the coding sequence ATGTATACCACTACTTGGCTAGGTATCGTAATTATTGTTGCTGCATGCAGCTTTTTTGTTGGCAGCTGGATGACTAAACGCCGCTTCAAGCAGGGCGAATTAGAAGAGCAAGCGCAACAAGCGCAAAATGACCTTGAGCGTTACCGTCAGGATGTCGCTGATCATTTAGATAACACCAATAAATTAATCGCTAAGCTCAAGGAAAACTACGAACAGTTAGTTAACCATGTACAGCAAAGCGATCACTTATTAACTGCAAAACAAGATGTTGATTTAAGCCAGCCTTTTTTCTCAAAAGAAACCACTGAGCAACTGCATGCGTCTTTAAATCAGCGCCCCGAGCGCCAACCCACTCGCAGCGTGCACGACAGTCAGCCAACCGATTATGCCAGCGGCGAATCAGGGTTATTTAGTGGTGAGCAAAAGTCTAACGATAAGCAACCTGCCTGA